One Desulfovibrio fairfieldensis genomic window carries:
- a CDS encoding response regulator, with product MTSRNSSLPGVLLLSESEALAALDRRALRDAGVARIRVMTSGIQAARILAGLATDSQGFQPDIIVCGQKLADMDGEQFCAILRLHPRLLAVPILLILPNDSEVEQLRTLGCGASALLGRPYSVTSLKEQLVTLAASQPRLTQLQQAARYTDTKAFDAAVATYGILLKPVRQPEDYFRVGMQCLQQNRWNNAINAFQRALRNAQIKGEAELGMAVAWKGKGDLSRFRAWLAKAAATFVRARRWHRARAAYARLLQEDPTAKSPFLSQARQLMRQGLYDEAADTLAQGFEVTPKAQVCDKIAQTCLAADEPERMLRDLEASLGRAMGARGNRLSDDIRDSLEALVREQENRRRQAAAERQWKVSRLLAGQKEDAEETEAAPAPEATAESETKPATEAQVETPETETPEQAAPKSPAAGRARTSRIIATSVMPPEEGASRPALDLGLDELPPPGGARPGAGANGRGANRSGSPDQTGILSPLSEAEATSGLFTGRPRLNEFLSVMKLTWKLARRDKK from the coding sequence ATGACCAGCCGAAACAGCAGCCTGCCCGGCGTTCTTCTGCTCAGCGAAAGCGAGGCTCTCGCCGCTCTGGACAGACGCGCCCTGCGCGACGCGGGCGTGGCCCGGATCCGGGTCATGACCTCGGGCATCCAGGCGGCCCGCATTCTGGCGGGCCTGGCCACGGACAGCCAGGGCTTCCAGCCGGACATCATCGTTTGCGGCCAAAAACTGGCGGATATGGACGGTGAACAATTCTGCGCCATTCTGCGTCTGCATCCCCGCCTGCTGGCCGTGCCCATCCTGCTGATCTTGCCCAATGACAGCGAAGTGGAGCAGCTCAGAACCCTGGGCTGCGGCGCCAGCGCACTGCTGGGCAGGCCCTATTCGGTGACTTCGCTCAAGGAGCAGCTGGTCACGCTCGCCGCCTCGCAGCCCCGCCTGACGCAATTGCAGCAAGCCGCGCGCTATACCGACACCAAGGCCTTTGACGCGGCCGTGGCGACCTATGGCATACTGCTCAAGCCCGTACGCCAGCCCGAGGATTATTTCCGCGTGGGCATGCAGTGCCTCCAGCAGAACCGCTGGAACAACGCCATCAATGCCTTTCAACGGGCTTTGCGCAACGCCCAGATCAAGGGCGAGGCGGAGCTGGGCATGGCCGTGGCCTGGAAAGGCAAGGGCGACCTTTCGCGCTTCCGCGCCTGGCTGGCCAAGGCGGCCGCCACTTTCGTACGCGCCCGCCGCTGGCACCGCGCCCGCGCCGCTTACGCCCGCCTGCTCCAGGAAGATCCCACGGCCAAAAGCCCCTTCCTCAGCCAAGCCCGGCAGCTCATGCGCCAAGGCCTGTACGACGAGGCCGCCGACACCTTGGCCCAGGGTTTCGAAGTGACGCCCAAGGCCCAGGTCTGCGACAAGATAGCCCAGACCTGCCTGGCCGCAGACGAGCCCGAGCGCATGCTGCGGGATCTGGAGGCCAGTCTGGGGCGCGCCATGGGCGCGCGGGGCAACCGCCTGAGCGACGACATTCGCGACAGCCTGGAAGCCCTGGTCCGCGAGCAGGAAAACCGCCGCCGCCAGGCTGCGGCGGAACGGCAGTGGAAAGTGTCGCGCCTGCTGGCCGGGCAGAAGGAAGACGCGGAGGAAACAGAAGCCGCGCCCGCTCCGGAAGCCACGGCGGAAAGCGAAACAAAACCGGCAACCGAGGCACAGGTGGAGACGCCGGAAACAGAGACTCCGGAACAGGCGGCGCCCAAATCTCCGGCAGCGGGCCGGGCGCGCACCAGCCGGATTATTGCCACCAGCGTCATGCCGCCGGAGGAAGGCGCTTCCCGCCCCGCCCTGGATCTGGGCCTAGACGAACTTCCGCCGCCCGGCGGTGCCCGGCCCGGAGCAGGAGCGAACGGACGCGGCGCGAACCGTTCCGGTTCGCCGGATCAGACCGGGATTCTGTCTCCCCTCAGTGAAGCCGAGGCCACCAGCGGGCTCTTCACGGGCCGCCCCAGACTCAATGAATTCCTTTCGGTCATGAAGCTGACCTGGAAGCTGGCCCGCCGCGACAAGAAGTAA
- a CDS encoding bifunctional nuclease family protein: MVEMRVFGLTIDPQTKTPIVILREMDGDVVLPIWVGAMEAMAVSLVLNNERLPRPLTHDLLLMSISALKAELVNVEITDLKDGVYYALLVLRGPEGRVRVDCRPSDAIALALRAGASILVNPDVLRRSAEAQSKAEERLREETPPVQPADAATDMVRKAGARKEVDMLNGLLSRHGSLPGEDDTTEDQKFRDLLRSLDPVSRRKM, translated from the coding sequence ATGGTAGAAATGCGCGTATTCGGCCTGACCATTGATCCCCAGACCAAAACGCCCATCGTCATCCTGCGGGAGATGGACGGGGATGTGGTGCTGCCCATCTGGGTGGGAGCCATGGAGGCCATGGCCGTTTCCCTGGTGCTCAACAACGAGCGCCTGCCCCGCCCCCTGACCCACGACCTGCTGCTGATGAGCATCAGCGCGCTCAAGGCCGAGTTGGTCAACGTGGAAATCACAGACCTGAAGGACGGCGTCTACTACGCCCTGCTGGTGCTGCGCGGCCCCGAAGGCCGGGTGCGCGTGGACTGCCGCCCCTCGGACGCCATTGCCCTGGCCCTGCGGGCGGGCGCGTCCATCCTGGTCAATCCGGATGTGCTGCGCCGCTCGGCTGAAGCCCAGAGCAAAGCTGAAGAGCGCCTGCGCGAGGAGACCCCGCCGGTCCAGCCCGCCGACGCGGCCACGGACATGGTGCGCAAGGCCGGCGCGCGCAAAGAGGTGGACATGCTCAACGGCCTGTTGAGCCGCCACGGCAGCCTGCCCGGAGAGGATGACACTACCGAGGACCAGAAATTCCGCGACCTTCTGCGCTCCCTGGACCCTGTTTCCCGCCGTAAAATGTAA
- a CDS encoding 1,4-dihydroxy-6-naphthoate synthase yields the protein MSAPMSETLSLGLSPCPNDTFIFHALLHGLVPAPVAFRPHLADVEELNGLARRKELDVTKMSLGAAARIMDDYALLASGAALGWGCGPLVVAREALQPEAWATARVAVPGLLTTANLLLTLHGGFQGPRREMLFSEVMPAVARGDADLGVIIHEGRFTYQRMGLTRILDLGEWWEGAFHMPLPLGAIAVRRDVPPATAKAVQTAIAGSLRYARAHPAASRDFIRSHAQELDDAVTRAHIETFVTDYSLDLGEAGRKAIELLVGRAAALEGRRIPDEGLFLR from the coding sequence ATGTCCGCCCCTATGTCTGAAACGCTCTCCCTGGGCCTTTCGCCCTGTCCCAACGACACTTTTATTTTCCATGCCCTGCTGCACGGCCTGGTGCCCGCGCCCGTGGCCTTCAGGCCGCATCTGGCCGATGTGGAGGAACTCAACGGCCTGGCCCGGCGCAAAGAACTGGATGTGACCAAGATGTCTCTGGGCGCGGCCGCGCGGATCATGGACGACTACGCCCTGCTGGCCTCGGGCGCGGCCCTGGGCTGGGGCTGCGGCCCGCTGGTGGTGGCCCGCGAAGCGCTGCAGCCGGAAGCCTGGGCCACGGCGCGGGTGGCCGTGCCCGGCCTGCTGACCACGGCCAACCTGCTGCTCACCCTGCATGGCGGTTTTCAGGGGCCGCGTCGGGAGATGCTTTTCAGCGAAGTCATGCCCGCCGTGGCGCGCGGCGACGCGGACCTGGGAGTGATCATCCACGAGGGGCGTTTCACCTATCAGCGCATGGGCCTGACCAGGATTCTGGATCTGGGGGAATGGTGGGAAGGCGCGTTCCACATGCCGCTGCCGCTGGGAGCCATTGCCGTGCGTCGCGACGTGCCTCCGGCAACCGCCAAAGCCGTGCAGACGGCTATAGCCGGAAGCCTGCGCTACGCCCGCGCCCATCCCGCGGCCTCGCGGGATTTTATCCGCTCCCACGCCCAGGAATTGGACGACGCCGTGACCCGGGCCCATATCGAAACCTTTGTCACGGACTACAGCCTTGATCTCGGCGAGGCGGGCCGGAAAGCCATTGAACTGTTGGTGGGCCGCGCCGCCGCCCTGGAAGGGCGACGGATTCCCGATGAGGGGTTGTTTTTGCGTTAG
- a CDS encoding sirohydrochlorin cobaltochelatase, whose protein sequence is MKRAILLVAFGASSAQGQSALKNFDARVRARFPGLPVRWAYTSLLLRERLAKARQKSDSVLKALRRLCFEKFTEVAVQPLQTIPGREHAEVCAAVDEVAAQEGLVCRVGAPLLAEPEDVAQAALALTRHLPPERAPGEDVVLMGHGARHAAVARYGDLAQAVSALDPRVHVGTMNGAVVLEDILPRLTSERVWLMPLLSVVGRHALQDMAGEQAQSWRSRIEADGRQCVPVLKGTAEYAGFAEIWLRHLEDAARSFDAAADNGAAGSEA, encoded by the coding sequence ATGAAACGCGCAATTCTTCTGGTGGCTTTCGGCGCGAGCAGCGCCCAGGGCCAGAGCGCCCTGAAAAATTTTGACGCCCGCGTGCGCGCGCGTTTTCCCGGTCTGCCGGTGCGCTGGGCCTATACCTCGCTGTTGCTGCGCGAACGCCTGGCCAAAGCCAGGCAGAAAAGCGATTCCGTGCTCAAGGCCTTGCGGCGGCTGTGTTTTGAAAAATTTACCGAAGTGGCCGTGCAGCCGCTCCAGACCATTCCCGGGCGCGAGCATGCCGAGGTCTGCGCCGCAGTGGATGAGGTGGCCGCGCAAGAAGGCCTTGTCTGCCGGGTGGGCGCGCCTTTGCTGGCCGAGCCGGAGGATGTGGCCCAGGCGGCTCTGGCCCTGACGCGCCATCTGCCGCCGGAACGCGCGCCCGGAGAGGATGTGGTGCTCATGGGGCACGGAGCCCGGCACGCGGCTGTGGCCCGTTATGGGGACCTGGCACAGGCCGTGAGCGCCCTGGACCCGCGCGTGCATGTGGGCACCATGAACGGCGCGGTGGTGCTGGAAGATATTTTGCCCCGACTTACGTCGGAACGGGTCTGGCTTATGCCCCTGCTTTCGGTGGTGGGCCGTCATGCCCTGCAGGACATGGCCGGGGAACAGGCGCAATCCTGGCGTTCACGCATTGAGGCCGACGGCCGCCAATGTGTGCCGGTGCTCAAGGGCACGGCGGAATATGCCGGATTTGCCGAAATCTGGCTGCGCCATCTTGAGGACGCCGCGCGTTCTTTCGACGCGGCGGCAGACAACGGAGCAGCTGGATCTGAAGCGTGA
- the mqnE gene encoding aminofutalosine synthase MqnE, translated as MLDAAHYAALGLSSIHEKVLAGQRLSFDDGLALFSCPDITAVGALALHVRRRLHGDAAFYVVNRQINYTNVCVNGCTFCAFRRDEDSEPGAFRLSKEDILERLRAARQGSLHLDELHIVGGCHPKLRLGWFEDVLRTVREVYPDLPLKAFTPVEIEHFARLEGISSLEVLQRLKAVGLVMMPGGGAEIFDEELRPQICPHKADAKAWLRISGEAHGLGIKTNCTMLYGHLENHAQRVDHLCRLREQQDKSGGFTCFIPLPFLTENSRLKLPEDRLGPQRGLDQLRTVAVSRLMLDNIPHLKAYWIMMGPKLAQTALWYGADDLDGTIVEERIGHMAGAESAQGLTIPELEDMIRQSGFRPVRRNAVFETMLPDAPGESRHAEARS; from the coding sequence ATGCTTGACGCCGCACACTACGCCGCACTGGGCCTTTCGTCCATCCATGAAAAAGTGCTGGCCGGCCAGCGTCTGAGTTTCGACGACGGCCTGGCCCTGTTCAGCTGTCCGGACATCACCGCCGTGGGGGCCCTCGCCCTGCACGTACGCCGCCGCCTGCACGGCGACGCGGCCTTTTACGTGGTCAACCGGCAGATCAACTATACCAACGTCTGCGTCAACGGCTGCACGTTCTGCGCCTTCCGCCGCGACGAGGACAGCGAGCCCGGCGCGTTCCGCCTGAGCAAAGAGGATATCCTGGAGCGGCTGCGCGCGGCCCGGCAAGGCTCCCTGCACCTGGACGAGCTGCACATCGTGGGCGGCTGTCATCCCAAACTGCGCCTGGGCTGGTTTGAGGACGTGCTGCGCACGGTGCGGGAAGTCTACCCCGACCTGCCGCTCAAGGCCTTCACGCCCGTGGAAATCGAGCATTTCGCCAGGCTGGAGGGCATCAGCAGTCTGGAAGTGCTCCAGCGCCTCAAGGCCGTCGGTCTGGTCATGATGCCCGGCGGCGGCGCGGAAATTTTCGACGAGGAACTGCGCCCGCAAATCTGCCCGCACAAGGCCGACGCCAAGGCCTGGCTGCGCATTTCCGGCGAGGCGCACGGCCTGGGCATCAAGACCAACTGCACCATGCTTTACGGCCATCTGGAAAATCACGCCCAGCGCGTGGACCATCTCTGCCGTTTGCGCGAGCAGCAGGACAAAAGCGGCGGCTTCACCTGTTTCATCCCGCTGCCCTTCCTCACTGAAAACAGCCGCCTCAAGTTGCCCGAGGACCGGCTGGGGCCCCAGCGCGGGCTGGACCAGCTGCGCACCGTGGCCGTGTCCCGGCTGATGCTGGACAACATTCCGCACCTCAAGGCCTACTGGATCATGATGGGGCCCAAACTGGCCCAGACCGCGCTCTGGTACGGGGCCGACGATCTGGACGGCACCATCGTGGAGGAGCGCATCGGGCATATGGCCGGGGCCGAATCCGCCCAAGGGCTGACCATCCCGGAGCTGGAAGACATGATCCGCCAGTCGGGCTTCAGGCCGGTGCGGCGTAACGCCGTTTTTGAAACCATGTTGCCGGACGCCCCCGGCGAAAGCAGACACGCGGAGGCGCGCTCATGA
- the miaB gene encoding tRNA (N6-isopentenyl adenosine(37)-C2)-methylthiotransferase MiaB, which produces MTEKSFHIITFGCQMNVHDSLWLARALTARGFTEAPLEEAGVVVVNTCSVREKPEQKVMSALGRIRQVTGGNSGVLVAVAGCVAQQLGTAFFERESQVRLVAGSDGISGAPAAIERLLAEPDLRLSLLDFTSHYVEREPGADGPSGPVAYVNIMQGCDNFCAYCIVPFTRGRQKSRATPAILDECRTRLDQGAREITLLGQNVNAFGHDKSGDGVSFAQLLAQVAALPGLERLRFVTPHPKDMGLEDVAAFAELAPLCPRLHLPLQAGSDAVLTRMRRRYDRRGFLELVDSLRNARPDLALSTDLIVGFPGESEEDFQATLEMMEACGFMSSFSFCYSDRPGARAALFPDKIPPEVQQERLLRLQALQDRLSQRWLDARVDRETCLLIEGRSRKDGPDGESSWQGRDPYGALVHMALPPEADHTGRMVPVRIIEAKKHSLMARRAGDIW; this is translated from the coding sequence ATGACTGAAAAAAGTTTCCATATTATCACCTTCGGCTGCCAGATGAACGTGCACGATTCCCTGTGGCTCGCGCGCGCCCTCACAGCGCGCGGTTTCACGGAAGCGCCGCTGGAAGAGGCCGGGGTGGTGGTGGTCAATACCTGCTCGGTGCGCGAAAAACCGGAACAAAAGGTCATGAGCGCGCTGGGGCGGATACGCCAGGTCACGGGCGGCAATTCCGGCGTGCTGGTGGCCGTGGCCGGCTGCGTGGCCCAGCAACTGGGCACGGCCTTTTTCGAACGTGAAAGCCAGGTGCGCCTGGTGGCGGGCAGCGACGGCATCAGCGGCGCACCCGCGGCCATTGAGCGCCTGCTGGCCGAACCGGATCTGCGCCTTTCCCTGCTGGACTTCACCAGCCATTACGTGGAGCGCGAGCCAGGCGCGGACGGCCCCTCCGGCCCGGTGGCCTACGTGAACATCATGCAGGGCTGCGACAATTTCTGCGCCTACTGCATCGTGCCCTTCACCCGAGGCCGCCAGAAATCACGCGCCACCCCGGCCATTCTGGACGAATGCCGGACCCGCCTGGACCAGGGCGCGCGCGAAATCACCCTGCTGGGCCAGAACGTCAACGCCTTCGGGCACGACAAGAGCGGCGACGGCGTGAGCTTCGCTCAACTGCTGGCCCAAGTGGCCGCCCTGCCCGGCCTGGAACGCCTGCGCTTCGTGACTCCGCACCCCAAGGACATGGGTCTGGAGGACGTGGCCGCCTTCGCGGAACTGGCCCCGCTCTGCCCGCGTCTGCACCTGCCCCTCCAGGCCGGTTCCGACGCGGTACTCACGCGCATGCGGCGCAGATACGACCGGCGCGGCTTTCTGGAACTGGTGGACAGCCTGCGCAACGCCCGGCCGGACCTGGCTCTTTCCACGGATCTGATTGTGGGCTTTCCCGGCGAGAGCGAGGAAGATTTTCAGGCGACTCTGGAGATGATGGAAGCCTGCGGCTTCATGTCCAGCTTTTCCTTCTGTTACTCGGACCGCCCCGGTGCGCGGGCCGCGCTTTTCCCGGACAAAATTCCGCCTGAAGTCCAGCAGGAGCGTCTGCTGCGCCTTCAGGCCCTGCAGGATCGGCTCAGCCAGCGCTGGCTGGACGCCCGCGTGGACCGGGAAACCTGCCTGCTCATCGAGGGCAGAAGCCGCAAGGATGGCCCGGACGGGGAAAGCAGCTGGCAGGGGCGCGATCCCTACGGCGCGTTGGTCCATATGGCCCTGCCGCCGGAGGCGGACCATACCGGGCGCATGGTGCCGGTGCGCATCATCGAGGCCAAGAAGCACAGCCTCATGGCCCGACGGGCGGGTGATATATGGTAG
- a CDS encoding MATE family efflux transporter, with product MSRRFFSWTEARRFYAIGLPIFIAQLSQVGMNFADTAMTGQASAEDMAAVAVAGSIWAPLSLLGLGSLFALPPLTAQMVGAGDRNGAAHLLRQGIWLTCGISVLFMSLFYAVSWHMAAFGLEPELARLAGGYLRAILWGMPGFMLFVNQRSFLEGFSRTRPAMIIGMLGLTFNVPCNYVLIYGKFGLPALGAVGCGVATALCYWFMALAMFYYLRRDPQYRDLHPIYAPLFSRRAARQRDGSAPDYPRFDPALILRILRIGLPSALALFFEVSLFAVTAILLAPLGTVAVAGHQIATNFSTLMFMFPLALGMTATIRVGHCLGADKMEQARVAARTALGLSVLFALAIAVCTVAFRYGIVRIYNDDPVVTALAAHLLFYAACYQVVDGLQTVALGVLRGYNDTRIISVICFLAYWVIGLPLGFTLARTNWIVPAMGPAGFWIAYITALSFGACCYLWRVRFLHHLGDAAIRARVRR from the coding sequence ATGAGCCGACGCTTTTTTTCCTGGACCGAGGCCCGGCGTTTCTACGCCATCGGTCTGCCCATCTTTATCGCCCAGCTTTCCCAGGTGGGCATGAACTTCGCGGACACGGCCATGACCGGCCAGGCCAGCGCCGAGGATATGGCCGCCGTGGCCGTGGCCGGTTCCATCTGGGCGCCGCTTTCCCTTTTGGGCCTGGGCAGCCTGTTCGCGCTGCCGCCCCTGACCGCCCAGATGGTGGGCGCGGGGGACCGCAACGGCGCGGCGCATCTGCTGCGCCAGGGCATCTGGCTCACCTGCGGCATCAGCGTGCTGTTCATGAGTCTGTTTTACGCCGTGTCCTGGCACATGGCCGCCTTCGGTCTGGAGCCGGAGCTGGCCCGCCTAGCCGGGGGCTATCTGCGGGCCATTCTCTGGGGCATGCCGGGCTTCATGCTTTTCGTCAACCAGCGCAGCTTCCTGGAGGGCTTTTCGCGCACGCGCCCGGCCATGATCATCGGCATGCTGGGTCTGACCTTCAACGTGCCCTGCAACTATGTGCTGATTTACGGCAAATTCGGCCTGCCCGCCCTGGGCGCGGTGGGCTGCGGCGTGGCCACGGCGCTCTGTTACTGGTTCATGGCCCTGGCCATGTTCTACTATCTGCGCCGCGACCCGCAGTATCGGGATCTGCACCCCATCTACGCGCCTCTATTTTCCCGGCGCGCCGCGCGCCAAAGGGACGGTTCCGCCCCGGACTATCCGCGTTTCGACCCGGCCTTGATTCTCCGTATCCTGCGCATCGGCCTGCCCAGCGCTCTGGCGTTGTTCTTTGAAGTCTCGCTTTTTGCCGTGACAGCCATCCTGCTGGCCCCACTGGGCACGGTGGCCGTGGCCGGGCATCAGATCGCCACCAACTTCAGCACCCTGATGTTCATGTTTCCTCTGGCGCTGGGCATGACCGCCACCATCCGGGTGGGGCACTGCCTGGGCGCGGACAAAATGGAGCAGGCCCGGGTGGCCGCGCGCACGGCCCTGGGCCTGAGCGTGCTGTTCGCTCTGGCTATCGCCGTCTGCACGGTGGCCTTCCGTTACGGCATTGTGCGGATTTACAACGATGATCCCGTGGTCACGGCCCTGGCCGCGCATCTTTTATTCTACGCGGCCTGCTATCAGGTGGTGGACGGCCTGCAAACCGTGGCTCTGGGCGTCCTGCGCGGCTATAACGACACGCGGATCATCAGCGTGATCTGCTTTCTGGCCTACTGGGTCATCGGCCTGCCCCTGGGCTTTACCCTGGCCCGCACGAACTGGATCGTTCCGGCCATGGGCCCGGCGGGTTTCTGGATCGCCTACATTACGGCGCTGAGCTTTGGGGCCTGCTGCTATCTCTGGCGGGTGCGTTTTCTGCACCATCTGGGGGATGCGGCCATTCGGGCGCGCGTGCGCCGCTAG
- a CDS encoding menaquinone biosynthetic enzyme MqnA/MqnD family protein, producing MSTPHVLRMGRISYLNVLPVYHPLEAGILPHDFELVSGPPALLNEMMSRGELHVSSCSCFEYARRPERYYLVGDLSIGSRGPVMSVLLLSRLPVEELGGHEILISGESHTSVALLRLLMRDRYKLDVRFSTGPVTPALRSDNPPTAFLAIGDEALRLRNHPDYPYRLDLAEAWRDWTGLPFIFGLWVVSREAAEQGLFSSDPGALLRRGRDWGLSHMDVILDLTGLGCPLSREELRIYYRDGLVYSLGEEELQGLRLFYKKLAFADMIPAAPPLRFFSM from the coding sequence ATGAGCACCCCCCACGTCCTGCGCATGGGCCGCATCAGCTATCTGAACGTGCTGCCCGTGTATCATCCCCTGGAAGCGGGCATCCTGCCCCACGACTTCGAGCTGGTCTCCGGGCCGCCCGCCCTGCTCAATGAGATGATGTCACGGGGCGAACTGCACGTCTCGTCCTGTTCCTGCTTCGAGTATGCCCGGCGGCCCGAGCGTTACTATCTGGTGGGGGATCTCTCCATCGGCTCGCGCGGCCCGGTCATGAGCGTGCTGCTGCTCTCGCGCCTGCCTGTTGAAGAGCTGGGCGGGCACGAGATTCTGATCAGCGGCGAAAGCCACACCTCCGTGGCCCTGCTGCGTTTGCTCATGCGCGACCGCTACAAGCTCGACGTGCGCTTTTCCACCGGGCCGGTCACTCCGGCCCTGCGCTCGGACAACCCGCCCACGGCCTTTCTGGCCATCGGCGACGAAGCCCTGCGCCTGCGCAACCATCCGGACTATCCCTACCGCCTGGATCTGGCCGAAGCCTGGCGTGACTGGACAGGCCTGCCCTTCATTTTCGGGCTCTGGGTGGTCAGCCGGGAAGCCGCGGAACAGGGCCTGTTCAGCAGCGACCCCGGCGCCCTGCTACGCCGGGGGCGGGACTGGGGCCTGTCCCACATGGATGTGATTCTGGATCTCACCGGCCTGGGCTGCCCGTTGTCGCGCGAGGAACTGCGCATCTATTACCGCGACGGCCTGGTCTACAGCCTGGGCGAAGAGGAATTGCAGGGCCTGCGACTCTTTTACAAAAAACTCGCATTCGCGGACATGATCCCCGCCGCGCCGCCCCTCCGTTTTTTCAGCATGTAA
- a CDS encoding DUF5334 domain-containing protein: MKHLLLWAAIAGCLVVPLTVLAWDGFDAATTDLVEITPDRLPSQGDTVDVRNYDTDTSQTCLVETVTRNARTVEVVVRTPKGLKRTLVMEGR, encoded by the coding sequence ATGAAACACCTGCTGCTTTGGGCGGCCATCGCGGGCTGCCTGGTTGTGCCGCTGACGGTTCTGGCCTGGGACGGTTTTGACGCCGCCACCACCGATCTTGTGGAAATCACGCCCGACAGGCTGCCCTCCCAGGGCGACACAGTGGACGTCCGCAACTACGATACCGACACCAGCCAGACCTGCCTTGTGGAAACCGTGACCCGCAACGCCCGCACGGTGGAGGTGGTGGTGCGCACGCCCAAGGGGCTCAAGCGCACCCTGGTCATGGAAGGCCGTTAG
- the mqnC gene encoding cyclic dehypoxanthinyl futalosine synthase: MNFAPAHSPFEENAPEFADVREAAALAAAGQRLDRAAAEALYYKASLHTLAALAHAMRLRLHPEPVVTYVGDRNINYSNVCVCGCRFCAFFRPPESGEGYVISREELAEKVEETLRLGGTQILLQGGHHPDLPLEWYEDLLRWLRETWPELHIHAFSPPEIFFWSEKFGLTVPEVLRRLKAAGLHSLPGGGAEILHNEVRARVSPNKCTADQWLMVMEEAHKLGMRTTATMMFGHEEEPSHRLDHLFAVRASQDRTHGFTAFIPWTFQPAHTRIHCASLPAPAYLRLLAVSRLVLDNVPNIQSSWVTMGPQVAQLALFYGANDFGSLMIEENVVAAAGVSYRLSRGEIHKIIRAAGFTPVQRTMNYTPVRPQPEV, from the coding sequence ATGAATTTCGCTCCCGCCCACAGCCCTTTTGAGGAAAACGCGCCCGAATTTGCGGATGTCCGCGAGGCGGCCGCGCTGGCCGCCGCCGGCCAACGCCTGGACCGCGCCGCCGCCGAAGCCCTCTACTACAAGGCCAGCCTGCACACCCTCGCCGCTCTGGCCCACGCCATGCGCCTGCGCCTGCACCCCGAGCCGGTGGTGACCTATGTGGGCGACCGCAATATCAACTATTCCAATGTCTGTGTCTGCGGCTGCCGTTTCTGCGCCTTTTTCCGTCCCCCGGAAAGCGGCGAAGGCTATGTCATCAGCCGGGAGGAACTGGCCGAAAAGGTGGAGGAAACCCTGCGCCTGGGCGGCACCCAGATTCTGCTCCAGGGCGGGCACCATCCGGACCTGCCTCTGGAATGGTATGAAGACCTGCTGCGCTGGCTGCGCGAAACCTGGCCGGAACTGCACATTCACGCCTTTTCGCCGCCGGAGATCTTTTTCTGGTCCGAAAAATTCGGCCTGACCGTGCCTGAAGTGCTCCGCCGCCTCAAGGCGGCCGGGCTGCACTCCCTGCCCGGCGGCGGCGCGGAAATACTGCATAACGAAGTGCGGGCGCGGGTTTCGCCCAACAAATGCACGGCCGACCAGTGGCTGATGGTCATGGAAGAAGCCCACAAACTGGGCATGCGCACCACGGCCACCATGATGTTCGGCCATGAGGAGGAACCCTCCCACCGGCTGGACCACCTCTTTGCCGTGCGCGCCAGCCAGGACCGCACCCACGGCTTCACGGCCTTCATCCCCTGGACCTTCCAGCCCGCGCACACCCGCATCCACTGCGCGTCCCTGCCCGCTCCCGCCTATCTGCGGCTGCTGGCCGTTTCGCGCCTGGTGCTGGACAACGTGCCCAATATCCAGTCCTCCTGGGTGACCATGGGGCCGCAGGTGGCGCAGCTGGCGCTCTTCTACGGGGCCAATGATTTCGGCTCGCTGATGATTGAGGAGAACGTGGTGGCCGCTGCGGGCGTGTCCTACCGCCTGAGTCGCGGGGAAATCCACAAAATCATCCGCGCGGCGGGCTTCACGCCCGTGCAGCGCACCATGAACTACACGCCCGTGCGGCCTCAGCCCGAGGTTTAA